The proteins below are encoded in one region of Danio rerio strain Tuebingen ecotype United States chromosome 12, GRCz12tu, whole genome shotgun sequence:
- the tfam gene encoding transcription factor A, mitochondrial (The RefSeq protein has 2 substitutions compared to this genomic sequence), with the protein MAPFSLMSVGANLLVKSFSLFSSASVVRCSCVAPAIKSFSTATRGPPKRPLTAYMTFVKDMQPTVSKQNPSIKSVDVMRKIAQQWKMLTTEQKQPFQVASLEAKEQYKLALEKFKAQLTPAESAAFAEEKRQRVAKRKAIRKKKELNNLGKPKRPRSTFNIFMAEHFVEAKGTTTQAKLKSLRDDWNRLSDTQKQMYIQLAEDDKVRYKNEIKSWEEHMMEIGREDLLRRKTKSALKAKAKTKTIATKNRKKTSKVTVIKAKAPKKKKDASGKAVYF; encoded by the exons ATGGCTCCATTCAGCTTGATGTCAGTGGGGGCTAATCTGCTGGTCAAGTCTTTCAGCCTGTTCTCGAGTGCATCTGTTCTGAG GTGTTCATGTGTAGCTCCAGCGATAAAGAGTTTTAGCACTGCAACTCGAGGTCCACCCAAGAGACCCCTGACAGCATACATGACATTTGTAAAGGATATGCAGCCCACCGTCAGCAAACAAAATCCTG GCATAAAAAGTGTGGATGTTATGCGAAAGATTGCCCAGCAGTGGAAAATGTTGACCACCGAACAAAAGCAG CCATTTCAGGTTGCCTCTCTGGAGGCCAAGGAGCAATATAAACTTGCCTTGGAGAAATTCAAAGCCCAGCTCACCCCTGCAGAGAGTGCGGCTTTTGCGGAGGAAAAACGACAAAGAGTGGCCAAAAGAAAAGCCATTCGGAAAAAAAAG GAATTGAATAATCTTGGCAAGCCCAAACGCCCAAGGAGCACCTTCAACATCTTCATGGCGGAGCATTTTGTGGAGGCAAAGGGAACTACTACGCAG GCAAAATTGAAGTCACTAAGAGATGACTGGAATCGCTTGAGCGACACACAAAAACAA ATGTACATACAGCTGGCAGAGGACGATAAAGTCCGTTACAAGAATGAAATCAAATCGTGGGAGGAGCACATGATGGAGATCGGAAGAGAAGATCTTTTGCGGAGAAAGACGAAGAGCGCCCTCAAAGCCAAAGCCAAAACCAAAACCATAGCCACTAAAAACAGGAAAAAGACATCCAAAGTGACAGTGATAAAGGCAAAAGCGCCCAAAAAGAAGAAAGATGCTAGTGGAAAAGCTGTGTATTTCTAG
- the tfam gene encoding transcription factor A, mitochondrial isoform X1, with protein MTFVKDMQPTVSKQNPGIKSVDVMRKIAQQWKMLTTEQKQPFQVASLEAKEQYKLALEKFKAQLTPAESAAFAEEKRQRVAKRKAIRKKKELNNLGKPKRPRSTFNIFMAEHFVEAKGTTTQAKLKSLRDDWNRLSDTQKQMYIQLAEDDKVRYKNEIKSWEEHMMEIGREDLLRRKTKSALKAKAKTKTIATKNRKKTSKVTVIKAKAPKKKKDASGKAVYF; from the exons ATGACATTTGTAAAGGATATGCAGCCCACCGTCAGCAAACAAAATCCTG GCATAAAAAGTGTGGATGTTATGCGAAAGATTGCCCAGCAGTGGAAAATGTTGACCACCGAACAAAAGCAG CCATTTCAGGTTGCCTCTCTGGAGGCCAAGGAGCAATATAAACTTGCCTTGGAGAAATTCAAAGCCCAGCTCACCCCTGCAGAGAGTGCGGCTTTTGCGGAGGAAAAACGACAAAGAGTGGCCAAAAGAAAAGCCATTCGGAAAAAAAAG GAATTGAATAATCTTGGCAAGCCCAAACGCCCAAGGAGCACCTTCAACATCTTCATGGCGGAGCATTTTGTGGAGGCAAAGGGAACTACTACGCAG GCAAAATTGAAGTCACTAAGAGATGACTGGAATCGCTTGAGCGACACACAAAAACAA ATGTACATACAGCTGGCAGAGGACGATAAAGTCCGTTACAAGAATGAAATCAAATCGTGGGAGGAGCACATGATGGAGATCGGAAGAGAAGATCTTTTGCGGAGAAAGACGAAGAGCGCCCTCAAAGCCAAAGCCAAAACCAAAACCATAGCCACTAAAAACAGGAAAAAGACATCCAAAGTGACAGTGATAAAGGCAAAAGCGCCCAAAAAGAAGAAAGATGCTAGTGGAAAAGCTGTGTATTTCTAG
- the ube2d1b gene encoding ubiquitin-conjugating enzyme E2 D1b, with product MALKRIQKELQDLQRDPPAQCSAGPVGDDLFHWQATIMGPSDSPYQGGVFFLTIHFPTDYPFKPPKVAFTTKIYHPNINSNGSICLDILRSQWSPALTVSKVLLSICSLLCDPNPDDPLVPDIAHIYKSDKEKYNRLAREWTQKYAM from the exons ATGGCATTAAAGAGAATACAGAAG gaacttCAAGACTTGCAGAGGGATCCTCCAGCTCAGTGCTCTGCTGGACCAGTTGGTGATGACT tgTTTCACTGGCAAGCAACAATAATGGGACCT AGCGACAGCCCATACCAAGGAGGAGTCTTCTTTCTCACAATTCACTTTCCAACAGACTATCCTTTCAAGCCGCCAAAG GTAGCGTTTACAACAAAAATCTACCATCCCAACATTAACAGTAATGGAAGCATTTGCCTGGACATCCTGAGGTCGCAGTGGTCTCCAGCACTTACAGTTTCAAAAG TTCTTTTGTCCATATGTTCATTGCTTTGTGATCCAAATCCTGATGACCCCTTAGTCCCAGACATAGCACACATCTACAAATCAGACAAAGAAAA GTACAACAGACTAGCAAGAGAATGGACCCAGAAGTATGCAATGTGA